A region from the Chloroflexota bacterium genome encodes:
- a CDS encoding type II toxin-antitoxin system HicB family antitoxin: protein MFAYPITLQDDDGTLLVTSPDFPELTTFGEDREEAIARAVDALEEAIAARIHDRKDIPTPSEGATYAILPTLTSVKVMLYQGMRDQGIGKAELARRLGWHMPQVDRALDVQHRSRLEHMDAALGAIGRRLHVTATAAGDPPA from the coding sequence ATGTTTGCCTATCCAATAACGCTGCAGGATGACGACGGTACCCTGCTGGTGACCTCTCCCGACTTCCCGGAGTTGACCACCTTTGGGGAGGACCGCGAGGAGGCCATCGCCCGGGCCGTCGACGCACTGGAAGAGGCGATTGCCGCCCGCATCCACGACCGGAAGGACATCCCCACGCCGTCAGAGGGCGCAACCTACGCCATACTGCCGACGCTGACCTCAGTGAAGGTGATGCTGTACCAGGGGATGCGGGACCAGGGCATCGGCAAGGCGGAGTTGGCCCGTCGTCTGGGGTGGCACATGCCGCAGGTGGACCGGGCGCTGGACGTTCAACACCGGTCAAGGCTGGAGCACATGGACGCGGCTCTGGGGGCCATCGGGCGGCGGTTGCACGTGACGGCCACGGCCGCCGGCGACCCGCCTGCGTAG